The following are encoded in a window of Carya illinoinensis cultivar Pawnee chromosome 15, C.illinoinensisPawnee_v1, whole genome shotgun sequence genomic DNA:
- the LOC122297032 gene encoding uncharacterized protein LOC122297032 produces the protein MVSETRPKEMFVQESQGTGQGDQYNSGNMQDGRVKESYSEPENEFAEHLSKNKQYPSDSDEKKEKTQGKDENRLDMLKNRLKFEQSFSNQCAGGKLWVLWGGGLHITVTNFSSQHITISLVINSQRYFISVVYARCSYLERRELWRSLQLDAVQDTPWLCLGDFNIIRMEEERRGGRPRLRIAMDDFNEFIDTCGLMEMKSVGSKFSWCNGQRGLSRSWSKIDRCMLNSLATNSLTDAFCRYLARTTSDHAPMSFFLNSPHTRYGPTPFKFQQMWASHENFKDVVKNAWNDPIVPRGIYSLTTKIEEGERDLKGMEPDELLVAKENLDTWLQREEIRLNQQAKLNWTEKGEASAQFFRTYVSRSKPVVQEMRLQDGSHLTTPESIHSGAVDFFSSFLQARPHRNLLDLSAYVQITILEKENDSLLKLPSIQEVKEAMFSIPVDSNPGPDGFGSGFYRVCWDLVEADVVAAVRDMYSGVPMPRFYSASYIALILKMQQPTGFDKFRPISLCSVIYKVFAKILVRRMSPILSRIISPEQGAFLPGRSIFENITLAQEMIHMINRKVRGGNVLIKVDIAKAYDSLDWDFLLHVMTSFGFSTRFCELIRQCILTPWFSVVMNGLAKGFFPSGRGLRQVVFANGCRASMQAISDVFALYESWSGQVVSKEKSSIFFPKYVNSARKRNLLQLTSFSEGLFPVKYLGVPLFSGRLKVSYFEDLLNRIRDRLEGWQNRLLSASARLLPPLQVIMIWSKRIKK, from the exons ATGGTGTCGGAAactaggccaaaagaaatgtttgtTCAAGAGTCGCAAGGTACCGGACAAGGGGACCAATATAATTCCGGAAATATGCAAGACGGTAGGGTCAAAGAAAGTTACTCAGAACCAGAAAATGAATTTGCGGAACACTTgagtaaaaataaacaatatccATCGGACAGTGatgaaaaaaaggagaaaactcaagGAAAGG ATGAGAACAGGTTGGATATGTTGAAAAATAGACTGAAGTTTGAACAAAGTTTCTCCAATCAGTGTGCTGGTGGGAAACTTTGGGTGCTTTGGGGAGGTGGCTTACATATCACAGTCACTAATTTCAGCTCCCAACACATCACCATTTCTTTGGTTATAAATTCTCAACGTTATTTCATATCAGTAGTTTATGCTAGATGTAGTTATTTGGAAAGGCGAGAACTCTGGAGGTCGTTACAACTGGATGCCGTGCAAGACACTCCTTGGCTATGCCTTGGAGATTTTAACATTATTCGCATGGAGGAGGAGAGAAGAGGTGGGAGACCTCGTTTGAGGATTGCTATGGATGATTTTAATGAGTTTATTGATACTTGTGGACTCATGGAAATGAAGTCAGTAGGAAGTAAATTCTCTTGGTGCAATGGCCAGAGGGGTCTCTCTAGAAGCTGGTCGAAGATTGACAGATGTATGCTGAACTCACTGGCAACCAACTCTTTAACAGATGCCTTTTGCAGGTACTTGGCTCGTACGACATCTGACCACGCCCCAATGtctttttttctaaattccCCTCATACTCGGTATGGCCCCACCCCCTTTAAGTTCCAACAAATGTGGGCCTCTCATGAGAACTTCAAAGATGTGGTAAAAAATGCGTGGAACGACCCAATTGTGCCCAGGGGTATTTACAGTTTGACTACCAAAATTGAAGAAGGTGAAAGGGATCTTAAAGGAATGGAACCGGATG AATTGTTAGTTGCTAAAGAAAATCTTGATACATGGCTTCAGAGAGAAGAGATTAGACTAAATCAACAGGCAAAACTTAACTGGACAGAAAAAGGGGAGGCATCGGCACAATTCTTCAGGACTTATGTCTCACGATCCAAGCCTGTAGTTCAGGAGATGAGACTTCAGGATGGTTCACATTTGACCACCCCGGAATCCATCCATTCAGGTGCGGTGGACTTCTTTAGCTCATTTCTTCAAGCGAGACCTCATAGAAATCTCCTAGATTTGTCAGCCTATGTTCAGATCACTATTCTAGAGAAGGAGAATGATAGCCTCCTAAAGCTCCCTTCGATCCAAGAGGTAAAAGAGGCTATGTTTTCCATTCCCGTAGATAGTAATCCTGGCCCTGATGGGTTTGGCTCAGGATTCTATAGAGTGTGTTGGGATTTGGTTGAAGCTGATGTGGTGGCAGCAGTCAGAGACATGTATAGTGGGGTCCCAATGCCAAGATTCTACTCAGCTTCGTACATCGCTCTCATTCTGAAAATGCAACAACCCacaggttttgataagtttcgACCCATAAGTTTGTGCTCGGTCATTTACAAGGTATTTGCAAAAATTCTGGTGCGACGGATGTCCCCTATCCTAAGCAGAATTATATCTCCTGAACAAGGGGCCTTCTTGCCAGGGAGAAGCATCTTTGAAAACATCACTTTGGCCCAAGAAATGATTCACATGATAAACAGAAAGGTCCGTGGGGGAAATGTTCTCATCAAAGTGGACATAGCCAAAGCGTACGATAGTCTTGACTGGGATTTCTTATTACATGTCATGACATCTTTTGGCTTCTCAACCCGGTTCTGCGAATTAATCAGACAATGTATTTTGACCCCATGGTTCTCGGTGGTTATGAATGGGTTGGCTAAAGGTTTCTTCCCCAGTGGTCGTGGATTGCGCCAAG tGGTCTTTGCAAACGGGTGTAGAGCCTCCATGCAAGCCATTTCTGATGTATTTGCCTTGTATGAAAGCTGGTCGGGTCAAGTGGTTAGTAAGGAGAAGTCATCCATTTTTTTCCCCAAGTATGTCAACTCGGCCCGAAAAAGAAATCTTCTTCAGTTGACCTCCTTCTCGGAAGGCCTATTTCCGGTTAAATATCTGGGTGTCCCTCTCTTTAGTGGAAGGCTAAAGGTGTCTTATTTTGAGGATTTACTGAACCGTATCCGTGATCGTCTAGAGGGGTGGCAAAATAGGCTCCTATCAGCTAGTGCTCGTCTCCTTCCCCCCCTTCAAGTAATCATGATTTGGAGTAAGAGGATTAAGAAATGA